In the genome of Chelmon rostratus isolate fCheRos1 chromosome 12, fCheRos1.pri, whole genome shotgun sequence, the window aagtacatGACGGCCATCCAGCTTGtatgtcctttttttaaaaaaaaattaaatgtatgtTGGATTTTTACCATGGAGCTGggtttaattttttaataaCGATCTGTCGTTTTACAGATACAGTTTGTCCTGGTGTCCATCCACATCAGCCAGTACTACTTCATGGAAAAGTGCGACTACCAGGTTCCCCTTTGGATTCACCTCATTTGGATGTATggcgtcttcttcttctttctcttctccaaCTTTTGGATACAGGCCTACATAAAGGGCAAGCGGCTACCTACCACAGAGAGCAACTCAAAACAGAACGGCTCAACCAGTGCACCCATCACCGTGCTAGCAAATGGGAAACACATGGAGAATGGGAATGCGCACCACCACACCAACGGCAAAGTCCTCCTAGGCAAAGTAAAAGAAATCTAACTTGGTGACTCTGGAAAGGAGGAGGATGCTCTTTAGAGCTACTTAGAATAtgtcattcatcattcacaccTAGAAGCATGTTGTAACGGCACGGATTTCAATATGCTGCTTCTAAATTTCATAACTTCTATTTAAGCTTAGATTTTCTCATGCACACTCGTTGGGATATGAATGGCATGTTACATTTTGCCAGTGAGCTCTACtcttcacactgtgtttgttagTTGTTGCGAAACTATTAACTGTGATGAACACTATGAATATATTTGGTGCTCATTTGCTCACTGATAGTATTTGTCAACTCAGGCTTGACCCACACAAGCTTGGTCTGCACCGCCTACCATTTAGCTGGCATGACTTTGTTGCTTGGGAGTATTGCACAGTTTTCACTGGCACATAGAGATAACGGCTACAGAATTtcattgtaaatgtaaaatatttagattttgtttctgtttttatttatcttttgaaataaaacacattttagataAAGGTCTGTGTCATTTGGAAAGCAGTTAAGGTGTGcactttgtaaaaaaaaaaacaaaaaacaaacataccaCACCTCAATTTTTCAATTTTAACAATTGTGGAAatgttatactgtatattacagtattgatgcattttgcatttttgcaatTTTGGTAGTGACATATACACTGCTATGCATGTTCATCCATATCCAGTTTTGAAACACTGTATGACCTATTCTCTCAGCACACTGTGCATGATGTTAATAGCAAGAAAGTGCTTTCAAAGAATTGAATATAAAGTTTGCTGTAGATGGCTGTTTCTGAATATCACTGCAGGATGTATATGTTGATTGATAAACCTAccagtgtttttactgttgctgttgATTACACATGTGCACTGATGACAGAGGAAGGATGATCTAGTTTTGAAGCACTGCTAGCCTTTGGAAAAATTGGATTTGATATTTGCCAGAAAAATGAGAATAGATGTTTAGGTGTATCCAGGAGCTGTTTGTATGTAATGCACAATGTTCAATAGATTAACCTGTTTCTGacttaaacagaaataaaaactccagatgttttcacctaaaaattgacatttttaaaataatgatcTGTCTCAACCGGTATAGTCTGCCGTAAAATGTATCAATGACAAGGGGTAgcacagcaaagaaaacatgGTCACTGACAGATCTAAAGACACAGTGACCTCTACAGGGCACAGCAAACCGGTCCACATTAAATTACAGGTGCAGTTTAAGATGAAGCTTCTCATGACACAGCACTGAGATCATGTGATACTGATCTAGATAACAGGTTCACAGAACAGCCCCATTAGTTTCAGGTAGGAATAACACATTAACAGGATGAACAagatttttttccattcttcCGTTGGCAGGTGTTAACTTATGAGTTTAACTTATCAAAGGACATGTACTAGCCATATGGTTAGCAACATGGTAGAACTGATACATGCTAATTAACAGACAGAACCACATATAGTAAATAAACCATTTATTCACTGTATAATGTATACAATGTAGCCTGATTATAGAATAAAAGCCAAGTATGGTCATAAatacacttttaaaaaaaaatgcttaaaagcGAACACTCAACACTTGTAATTTACCACATTGGACCTGTATAAACATTTCAACAACCCATTACACCAATTGGAGAAGTACATTTGCCAGATAAGGCTAAACCACTGAGTGTAAATCTTTATTGTAAATTCAATAGAACACAGGtcatttcaaatacaaataatgcatttcagcattgattaaaaacaacctaaaaaaaaaaataaactcaagACAAATTATCTGATTGACTGATGAATGACACTGCTGGTTGGTTTAGCCATCCTTTCTTTGGCCTTCTTCTTAACAGGATCCAGTTCAAAGCTGTTCCACAGACGAATAGTCTCATCTCCAGCAACAGTCGCAATGGTAGAGCAGTCTGGGCTCAGAATGAGACTGAGAACTCTGTCCTCGTGGCCTAAAATGAAAAGCACTGATATGTTTAGACCAGCAGAAAGCATGAAACACAGCAGTTTCCAGTTCACTGGATGTTTCCTTTGAAGCAAATTGTGCGAACAAGTAGAGAGCCAGTCTCATCAAGAAGTTTACTTACCGTTGAGCTCTGAGACCTTGGTGAGAGAGGGGTACATCCAGATAGTGACATTGTTGTGGGCATATCCATGGCCAGAGACCAGCTCCTTGTAGTTAGGTGCAAACACCAGTGACGAGATCTGAAAAGCAAAGTTACACGTGATTTGAGAATAGACCCACTCTGTCAtctcaaaatgaaataaattagaGCCGGAGTTGGGAAAGTCGGGGAAACCGGGGAGAGTAAGCTAGATTTTGAAGAATCCCATCCCTCTCCCTCCAAAGCCACTCCATAAACAGCTCTATTAAATGCCAGTCATACAATCAAAAGTTACATAGCAGTCATGAATAAGCTACCTGCCAGTTGCTGCTCACagctgtgggtgtgtttgtacTAAAGAGTTAGTTGTTGAACGACAGTCTGTTGGCCCAGGGTGTATATACTGGAGCGCAGTTCATCTTAGTTAATGCTAACATATCCAATTACCTCATGTCTCatttacatgttaaaaaaaaaaaaaaaaacacaactaaaattATAATGAACGTAAACAACAGACATGGCTATTGTTAGCACTCACAGCTGTCAAGCAAGCATGTTGGCATTGGGAAATTTTGGCTGCACTGTCTCTGCTATTCGTGTGTGGATATTTAACAATACAGCTGCCTAGCCTTATGGGAGACTGCGGTCACATGCAATGAGTACACAGGCAGAGTGCGAGCAGGTACGCAGGTACGTGGGTAGACAAGCAGGTCGgccatccaatcatttcatttgggCTTATCATGGGCCTGAAACAGCCAGAGATACCGgatttctatttctgtcagtGCATTTGATTTATTAATTGCTGTTGGGACATAAGGAGAATTAACACTTATGACAGAGAAACACTTCTAAAACCATTTATCTACTCTAGCTTCAAACTACATTTTTGATGGAGAATAAGGGTCTAAAAGTGTGTATTTACCTGGGACTGAGTGTCAAGAGAACTGATGCAAGAGCCGCTGTTTACATTCCAGATGCGAATGTGACGGTCACTGGTGCCACCTCCAGATGCAAGGATATTTGTCTGCCATGGACACCAGGCCAAAGCCTagcatgaaaacacatccaAAAGTGAGTTTCACACTATACATATTCTATGGCAGAAGATTAATGATAAGCATTTACACTTTATCCcagcagttttaaaaatgttcaatgTAATAATCAGGAAAAATGTCGTCTTTtggcaaaatgttaaaattctGCTTGTTAGCTCAAGTATGGCGCAATTCACCTTGACAGCTCCTTGATGTTCACTCCAGCAGCGGACCACCTGGCTACTGTTGCTGGCGCTGCCCTCCTGCACACGGGGCCATACACACACCAAGTTGTCGTTGCCTCCACTGGCCAGGTATCGCCCATCGGGGGACCACTGCAGCCCACACACCTCCTGTGAATGACCACTGAGCGTGGCGATGTGATGGTCTGCCACCCTCACATCATGATGGTGGATATGTCCTGATCGTGAACCACTATGAGGGAGAGAAATATTATGTGAAtctaccacacacactctgttggAATTAAGTGTAGTAAAACTTAAGTTtaagtttttgtgttttgtatcaGAGATAACGAAGCAACTGTACCTGGAAAGAACATGGTCATTCCAGCTCAGGCTACCAACTCGAGCTGTATGGCTGGCCATGCTGCGCAAACGCTTCTGCATTTCAACATCCCACAACTaaggaaacaaaaaatatttttctttatacATATAAAAAGTTTTTTGAGTGCTATGTGTTTTTATGAATCGTGGTGGTGTGTTCACCAGCACACTGACCTGAACTTTGCAGTCACTGGTGCCGATAGCTAGGTAGCTTCCCTCTTTGGTCCAGGACAGCGAGCAGATGTAGTCTTCCTCACGCTCTAACTTCATGAGAAGAGTGATGTCTCCTTGGCTGGCATCCCACAGGTAAACGCTGTTATGAAGCGCCACAGCGATAACATTTCGACTGCTCCAGTCAAGCAGATtcaaatctggaaaaaaaagtgaccaAAGGTATATTTGCTAGATGCAGAGGAGTGTTCTTTTGTATAAATATCACTGCATGTATAAAATCTTTATATTTCGTGTTAAAACTAATGTAGGGATCATATTGATCAATATTCACAGCATTTAAAAGGAGAGATTCTTTGATTTCAGTGAATCCAAGATGTGGTAAGTAATGAATGtgtcattgaaaaaaaaaaacttaagtgCAAAACTTACAAAAATCATTTCGAAGCTCAGGAGCATCCAAGATTCTGTCAGGAGCTGAAGATATGTATCTTGTCTTTTTGATAGAGGCAGGAGTTGTAGCCTGACTGTAGAGGACTTTCAAGTTGTTTTGATATCCTGTAAATTAGACAAAATAGACATTCTTTTGAAAATCCTCACTTTCTGTATACACGTGATATTCTTGCCACTTGCACCACGTTGGCACACAAGTATCCTTACCTTCTGGAGCATTCAGTGGCTTTCCGCCAAGGTGCAGGATCTTTGCATCTTCAATGTTGTATCCATTTAGTGACATAGACCAGGCTTTCTGGTTTTCCTTGAAAGACATCGATATGTTCGGGTCAATCAATAAAATCcataaattacaaaaagaaTCATAAAAAGGAGTATGTTTCAAAATATCTTactgctgttcctgctgtctTGTTTGTGTCCACAGCCTCATTCTCTTTTGTGAGCAGGAAACTTGCCACATCCATTTGTTTGGTGTTTCTGATGGGAATGAAGCGGTCGCCCCCCATCTTTGAGGGtgttagttttttatttttccctaaaaacacacaaaaatatatataaaaacataccACATTTGCAGAAGTAACTACAGAGCTATGTTAAGGCTACAGTTTCTTCAATACATTGGGCACACGCTACCTGGTGTTTTGTTGGGCGTTTTTGATGAACTCAGCGACACATTGGCAGATTTGCCAGGCGACAACCCGGATGTGTTCGTCGAGCTGGCCTTTCTCTGCCACCTCGCCATAGGTGCATTGATGATGGGCATATCCAACTTTAAGATACTGTGGATGTCGTTCTCAAATCCAAACTGCGCCATTTTGTCCAGGTTTTCACACGACCTTTAGATcaggacaaagaggaagaaaataaacgCCCAGCTGATGTGCAAAAGTTACAAAACTGGCAATCATTACCGTTTGAACGACGTTTAGGTCCGTTAGCAAGGCGGCCCATGCTAACTCTAGGGTCACTATGTTAACGTTATTTAAGCGTTTGGTGTGAGCCAAAAAACTGAAcgaaaatgaaaacaaggatTCGTTTGGAGTAAGCCAAAACAAGTTTCGATTATCCCAGCTACGTTATTACTATAGTTAGGTATAACGAAGTTAACCGAACCTAACGTAAACGAACACAAGTTAGCATTAGTGTTAACCGTAAGTAAAAGAGCACAAGCTAGCATTACCTTAAATAGCATTAACTGCTTAagaaatttattaaaaattgacaaactgtaaacaaatcaaagaaaatagTCTCACCTCTTCAAATAACGTGGAACACAGTGCAGCAACACTGGCCTTTCTCGTGAGTGTCTCTCCCTTTTTGAATTTCGTAAAATGACGCCACACGGTTTAAATGTCTGAAAGCGCTCCTGCGATTGGTTCATTCAAGGAGCTGCCGTTGTCGCCACTGCATTTCTATAGTAACGTTTACGAATGCGTCTATGTGATTGGTCGAGGACACTTCCTGACAGATCCGGCCTGAAAATAACCCTCCTTCTCAAAAATCTATCGCCATCTATTGGCCAAAAGATGATATTACGGTTGCGATTTACCCGTGTGACacgtaaaataaataaaaacggaaaacagcaaagactatattttctgaagaaagatTTAGATTTCTTcactttgaaatgtgaaatagtCAGTTATTAAATGTCCTTCTATGATTATTTGAAGGTTGAGAAATGTATCTGAAGGTCATATTATCacagaaaaactttatttgaaGATTGAATCACATAGGATGCTGTAAAAGGActacaaatgtgtgtttgcgaTTCCATCAAATAGTATTATAAATATTACAGTATGTTTCAATGACATTTCAGTAGAATActcattttattctgaaatatatCTTTAAATGAATATATGTAATATAACATGGCCAGTGGTGTATTTTGTAGCCTGTATAAGCACTGTATGAGACATATACTTTTAGATCCAGTCACAATTCAGTAACTCTGGGTTTATTCATTCAAAAGACTCATTATGAATTATGATCATGGAGTTAtctaaattgattttttttttaaatcaaagacTTCTCACAGTCCTCAGGAGTTCATACATGGTTGAGACAATCACAGCTGATCAgtggtaaaaaaataaaatcatgctCCCATTTCACTTTCTGTTAATGACAGTACTGTGCATGTATAATCACCCTTTGAAAagcttatttttttatgtgaagcattCGGGAGAGTGACTTTGATTCTCTTGTTCTGTATTAGCCATAATTTAAAGATACTTGATTAAAACTAATTGTTCTTGCCATTATTATGCTAAAATCAGAGACATTATCAAGTCAAAGAAAGCCTCTacatcaggcatctcaaaccggttccataaagggccgtgtggctgcaagttttcattccaaccaaggaggagcacacctggctggaatcaattaatcagctgatctcagtcttcagctgataactaagtgatcccttgatgttgattggtttgcctgatgtgctcctcctggcttggaatgaaaacctgcagccacgcggccctttatggaaccggtttgagatgcctgctctacaTGACCCTGTCCTGTTAGATGCTCTCATTCCCTGCTCTTTGATTAGAAGCATTTACATGATTCTGTATTAATCAGAATAATGGGATTAAATTATTGatcaatgaaactgaaatcTTACCTCATGCAAAACATGGATGGTGTATTTGAATGCTAAATAATCAAAGCCCAAAAAGATACTATAGCTACATTTTTGAcgcctgaaaaaaaaaaaaaatcagacaatattaaataaatgtgcCATGAATCtttaatttaacatttctgGAAATCGTATAATAATAGGGAAAAACAGCCACAATCACAAAAATGTACAGGATCATAAAGAAATATATTCAACCAACAACAAAGCACAGTCTGACACGTTGAATAAACATGTTCAGTCGAGCCAGTGTTTCACTATCAGTGGCAAAATAAAGCTTTACCTACACACTGTCAGGCAACTGACATGATATTGTCTGTTTTAACTTTAATACTGTGTGCCATTGGAACAGAATATTTATATTGACTAGTTTCACATGAGCTGTTTAAAGGAATACCTTAGTCCTGAATTTCTGTTTGGTGAAAACACCTGCTCCAGTCATTAAGTTAATTGTGCAAAAAGAAGCTTGTACATTGCTGCAGGCagtgaacattttcacacatctcaatgtatgtgtgtatatacattttaaaagtatatgcaataaaaacactagtGTAAAGTGTGATACATGCATTAAAGTGCATAAAATAATGTGGTTTGAAATCCAGACCACAAAGGTTTCATACGGTGGGCTGTTGGTTCTGTAGCAAAGGTTTGGTTACATTCATGGAGCCACACTCGCCATAAAATCATTAAGAGGACATTCAGCAGTACAGATGGCGAGGGAAACGCAAGCGTGAGGCTGTTGATCAGCTGGAGCTTTGCATTACAAAGTACGGTAACCATCGTCTTTTATCTCTGGAGCCATTTCAGTCATGTCCATAGGGTAATGTATAATCGAGCCAATAACACCTGAAATGGACAAACACAGATTAGGCTGACAGTCatgaaggaaacaaacacaagctaaCATAATGAGCTGTAATCAGCTCACTGTTCAAGATTATTGCATCTCACTTGAATAAAATTCTTATGAGCATTAACTGAGTTACAACCCTGaaagttgggactctgtaaaatataaatgaagaTAATTCTATAATTTGcaaacttaaaggataactttcgttttttacaacctgggccttatttgtagcattaaatacgaccatttactcacccagacaactttggtggccactggagtcgttttgaagaaattagtcCCAGAGGAGTGGCGcatatatccatataatgcgagtactcggggcatccatgcgcagcctctatataacgcataatctgcggctaaactcgttcatattccaatattttgttatgatatgctggtgctattcccctctgagccggcggtcagctagtttagctgtagtttggcacagctaaggttcgttattgcgtattcgtagccgaccgccgtgttgtggctggctgctcgcggcgcccggcgttcggtaatgacatcatccacgtcagaggcagttgtctagagacgccagatgttgataacatgccaccacgggctcagaggggaatagcaccagcatatcataacaaaagattggaatatgaacgagtttcgctgcagatcacgcgttatatagaggctgaAATGGATGCCCCAAGTACTCATTATAtggatatacacgccgctcctctggggctaatttcttcaaaacgactccaaatgccaccaaagttgtctgggtgagtaaatggtcatatttaatgctacaaatatggtccaggttgtaaaaaaaaaaaatgaaagttatcctttaaatatgtcaaaaatgattagtAAATGatgacattctgttttacatagcatcccaacttttttggaattggatTGTACTGAGAAACTCAGTTGACCTGCCAATAGTCATATTCAGGAATAATAAAAGTGAGGTCATCCTGTACATACAGGATGCAGGGATTTTGAGatgatttaatatttaactCTAGCAATCTTCACCCATGACTGTTAACTGAGAAGTCTACAGAGACCTAAGAGAGAACATAGGGATTGTTGTTGTCTTACCTCCGGGGTGCCTAAAACCTAAGCAGAGTGtgagaaagacaaaacacatgaCTATGCTTTATATTTCCTCGTGAGTATGAAACTCCATACCAAAATCATGTGACAGGACACGtttaaaaataaacccaaggTATGCTGCATTTCATGAGGGGGAGTGATGTGATAAATCAAAActgatgtaaagaaaaaaagctgctgtttaaCATGGAACTGTGATTAAAGGCTGCACAACATGTTTTGTTATCCAAATGGAAAGTAAAAACCTTGTATACTCACCTAGCTttttgaagaggaggaggctcaTTAGGACTAGTCCCATAAACACCATGAGTGCCAAGGCAGGGATCAGAAACTGAGGCAAAGGAGTCCCTGGAACTAAGAAAACATTTCCATAATGAGCAGCCTGACTGCATGTCAATATAACGGGTCACTATCAAACGTGTGGATACTATATGTCGATTGCTGCAATCACCAGAACAATCTGCACAGTTTACTTCAGAATAAGCTTCTCACTTTTTAGCAGCCATTGCATCATATGACTCTGTCAAATGCCATCAGCTGCCTCCACAAGCCACAGGCACCAGCAGGATTCTGgcctgttttcctctgattttTCAACCCCACAAAAACTCAAAACTACCAGACAGGGACAGCTAAGGACCCAGAACAGGGATCATCTAATGCTGCCATTATGTCCATTTGCTATCATTAACACTGTAGTGAGAATAACAGTGACTGAAGTACGTAGAACAGGTCCCACCTTATGATAAAGCACATGATCATCAGAATGAGCAGCGAGTGAAGACAAGTAAAGGCTAAAATCAAGATGCCATTAGGTGGTTACTGTAAATTTATTTGTCGTGATGTGATTCAAGATTGTGTACCAAAATGTTTGCTCCAATATACCGTTATAGATATTGTTTAAGTATAAGAAGTGGTATTATTGTTGGTGCTTCTGTTGCAAAGACAGCCGCTGTGATTGTTACAAGATTTGTTCTCAAAAGCCTGACAGAACATTTACCTGACTGCTCCTCAGAGAGCCTCAGTTCTCTCATTAGTTTGATGCATCCCTCCTGAAGGCGGATCCTCTCCGTCTTTGTGCCCTGAGCCTCCTGGTCCCACAAGCCTTTGAGGGCCAGCGCTTGCGGCATGTGAGCCGTCCACGTGTCAGTGCGGTCCAGGTACAGATAGACCTTCCCATCGTAGAACACACGGTCGGTCCAGTGCACCTGAGACCCCTCCAGTATGCATTCACGCGAGCGGAGAACAGTGTGGTTTCCTTGGGCGTGAGATAAAGGCTGTTAACGATTTGTCATTTTCCACAGACATTGCATTCATTACCGGCACATGAAGGCTTGCTCACTCAGTGCTGAAGTCTGGTTAAGGATGATACGAGTTGGAAGGGGTGCATCAGCTGACATGAATTGGATAATACTGTCAACTTCCTGGCTTGTGCCTGTGAGAGAGACGCCATTGAGAAGGACCTGGTCCACGACCCGCTGAGCGCCCACCACTCCCCACTGCTGGACTTGCACTATGATGGTGTCTGATGAGAGGCAGGCAAAATACAtgcataaacaacaaaaacgaaAGTGGGCTAAAAATAGTACAGTTAAAgtagccttttttaaaaaatgttttcatgtagcGGCACAGGAGACACAAAAGAAGctaaaaatgtgacagaaaatactcaaatccttaagtaaaagtagtaacaGCCACAATGTTTGATTACATTTgaattttactttgaaaaacatAACGACATTTgatctgtgaagattctcagtcatccaggtccaAGGAGGGTTAAATAAGGGCAGCGCTTTAAACCAATAAATGCTCTCACATAAAGCATTACATTAGTGTTGTAATGTTGGTCCGAGTGGCACTAAATGCATTGTGCATGGTGATCTGCAAAACAACCAGTGATTGCATTtgtaatgcaataaaaacattctgCGCTCAGTCATCACGTTTATGAGGTAAACTGTCCAATCTAATGCAATACAACACAGAAGACCTACAAGATGGCTTTAAATCAGCATTTTCAGGTCGGTTTTAGGGACTGATTTACTCTGTGATTGTATCACACTCTAAACTGTCAGTTTAACGCAACCCAGTTCATGCAACACTAACTTATGGCCTCATAAATAACCACAGAGGCATCAGCGCTCCTCTCACAGCGTCAACAAAAAGTGAGCACGAAGTTTCACATTGACTCAGGTGCAGGTGTTGCGACATGATGCTTCTGCAGGTCAGCTAAACAATAACCTCCTGTCCTGTGAAATGTCGATGAGCTGATGTATAGAAATTAAAAGCGTGAATCTTAACGAGTTTAATGGTTAAACGCCACCGGTCTACATCAAAAGTCAGTACGGGTAAACGGCTTCTTACCTAGTGGAGCAGGGAAACTCAGAGAGAGGTCGCACAACATTAGCGGAAGAATGGCaagaaactgcattttttttccccaagctTTGAATCCAGCAGCTCTCCGCCGTCAGCGAAGGACCAAACTCTGCAGAGATATAAATAGCGCGGATTGTTTTAAGCCATTTATGCGAAACCACCGCGCTAATAAAACATCCCGGACGACAGGCGAACCCTTTTAAAACCCTGTGCGACCTTTAACAACCGCAGCGCAGCGCTCGTGTCGGTTTCGCTTTGACGAAACTTTTTTCGCTTGTGATTGGCTAAAATAAATCCCGGGGAGGTCCCCGTCCGGCTCATCTTGTCAGGGTCCGGGTCCCGGGTCCGCAACGTTTAAGAAACAGAACGAGCACCTGAGGTCAATCGCCACTACCCAAGATTAATTTAACCCTTAATTTAATTTCCCTGACTCACTCTAACAGGTGTTGAGAGTTTGCCCAATCACCGCTGTGTGGtcgtaaccatggcaacaagtgACCGTTCACCGTGGCAACCtgtaaggaggaggaggcctcaGTGTTAAAAAGCTTTGCAGACActctgactcctcaaacctcGTTCCAGCACTGAGCAGCCACTGGCTCCTCTGAGATGCTGCTCAGCACTCTGACAGTTATGCTCACAACGCAGGAAAAGGCTGCAAGAAGACAGCAGAGTGTTTGCAGGTTGCGTCCTCAGTTCGTCATGTAACTGAGAAATGGCAGTAAGCAGGAACAGTCCTGGAGGACCAAGAAAGCTTTCTGAGCGCTAGAAAAGCGAAAGGCCTTTGGGAAGATTTAGCAAACTCTGATGTGGTGGAGTGCTGTTCTATTGTGcacaaatatgaccttcatgTAAGAGTCATCAGAGGAGAACATTTCCTGGGTCCTCGCCACAAAATTCAGCATTAGAAGTTTGCAAAGCAACACCTTACCAAGCCCGATGCTTTTCTGTGAAGTGCAGCAATCTGACATCTGACATATTTTCCTGCTTCCTTCCTTGGCggtgtcactttttttttcccctcaagtAACTTTTGAATTTTGTTTAAAAGAgctcacctcctctctgtttaCACAGGCTGCAGCGTAGCAGGAAATGTGCTCTCGTTCTAAAGCCTTGTTGTTTGTCAGGCTTGTCTGTGTCTTAATGGCAATGCTGTGATCGCTCAGTCTGTATTTAGTTAACGTCCTTCCATGTAAAGTGTCTTTGAGTAACCTGAAAATGTTCTATAAATAAAATGGATCACTACCATTGAAGTCTATCTATGGTACTCAGTTGTTTGTCTCTGTACACTGAAAAAATTGTAAATAGCAGGTCTTtgaatttacaaaaatgaagTTAATAAATGCAACACGATTCATTTATATTCCTTTGGTGAACATAGTTTAATCACATAGACTTCACTTGTTTATAGAAAATGTTGAATATACATGTTTCTCTCGTGTTGATTGAAAGTGATTTAATTGAAAATTTTGAATTAATGCAATTGATTTTTGTCATCGCCGGAAATGGAATATATTCAAAAGGCGCCAGGAAGTGTCATTGGGCGATCCGGAGCAGAAGGTGGCGGAAATGAGCCAATAAGCTGAATGCCAACCGTCGCGATACAATAAGAAGAAGTGTTGACCGCGGTAATTTTGGAAGATTCTCCGGCCATTTGATTCCTCCAACAGCGACCTAATTACTGGACACGTAAGTTAATACGTTAATTAAAAGTTAATTAGTAAGTTCCTGTTCAAGTAGGCGACATTTTCACTTGATTGCTGTTTTCGTAACGTTACACAAAGTATGAATTCCAACAGTCTGTCGActtgtttgtatatatatatttgctttttagctagctagctaaaaacCAACAGTATCAATCGCTAGTCCCGTTAGTAATGGCGCT includes:
- the LOC121615273 gene encoding uncharacterized protein LOC121615273, which codes for MQFLAILPLMLCDLSLSFPAPLDTIIVQVQQWGVVGAQRVVDQVLLNGVSLTGTSQEVDSIIQFMSADAPLPTRIILNQTSALRNHTVLRSRECILEGSQVHWTDRVFYDGKVYLYLDRTDTWTAHMPQALALKGLWDQEAQGTKTERIRLQEGCIKLMRELRLSEEQSVPGTPLPQFLIPALALMVFMGLVLMSLLLFKKLGFRHPGGVIGSIIHYPMDMTEMAPEIKDDGYRTL
- the cdc20 gene encoding cell division cycle protein 20 homolog isoform X2, whose product is MAQFGFENDIHSILKLDMPIINAPMARWQRKASSTNTSGLSPGKSANVSLSSSKTPNKTPGKNKKLTPSKMGGDRFIPIRNTKQMDVASFLLTKENEAVDTNKTAGTAENQKAWSMSLNGYNIEDAKILHLGGKPLNAPEGYQNNLKVLYSQATTPASIKKTRYISSAPDRILDAPELRNDFYLNLLDWSSRNVIAVALHNSVYLWDASQGDITLLMKLEREEDYICSLSWTKEGSYLAIGTSDCKVQLWDVEMQKRLRSMASHTARVGSLSWNDHVLSSGSRSGHIHHHDVRVADHHIATLSGHSQEVCGLQWSPDGRYLASGGNDNLVCVWPRVQEGSASNSSQVVRCWSEHQGAVKALAWCPWQTNILASGGGTSDRHIRIWNVNSGSCISSLDTQSQISSLVFAPNYKELVSGHGYAHNNVTIWMYPSLTKVSELNGHEDRVLSLILSPDCSTIATVAGDETIRLWNSFELDPVKKKAKERMAKPTSSVIHQSIR
- the cdc20 gene encoding cell division cycle protein 20 homolog isoform X1, whose amino-acid sequence is MAQFGFENDIHSILKLDMPIINAPMARWQRKASSTNTSGLSPGKSANVSLSSSKTPNKTPGKNKKLTPSKMGGDRFIPIRNTKQMDVASFLLTKENEAVDTNKTAGTAENQKAWSMSLNGYNIEDAKILHLGGKPLNAPEGYQNNLKVLYSQATTPASIKKTRYISSAPDRILDAPELRNDFYLNLLDWSSRNVIAVALHNSVYLWDASQGDITLLMKLEREEDYICSLSWTKEGSYLAIGTSDCKVQLWDVEMQKRLRSMASHTARVGSLSWNDHVLSRYSCFVISDTKHKNLNLSFTTLNSNRVCVVDSHNISLPHSGSRSGHIHHHDVRVADHHIATLSGHSQEVCGLQWSPDGRYLASGGNDNLVCVWPRVQEGSASNSSQVVRCWSEHQGAVKALAWCPWQTNILASGGGTSDRHIRIWNVNSGSCISSLDTQSQISSLVFAPNYKELVSGHGYAHNNVTIWMYPSLTKVSELNGHEDRVLSLILSPDCSTIATVAGDETIRLWNSFELDPVKKKAKERMAKPTSSVIHQSIR